The Clostridioides sp. ES-S-0010-02 genome window below encodes:
- a CDS encoding GrpB family protein encodes MRKQLSDMTLEELWKLFPIFLTNHRECWKDWFKEEESRLTELLPMQKIVRISHIGSTAVNTIYAKPIVDILMEIKPECNMQEIKEIIESDDYICMSESGDRISFNKGYTVDGFAERVFHLHIRYAGDNDELFFRDYLIDNPSVAKEYENLKLKLWKEYEHNRDAYTDNKSDFIKKVTEKSRKLYSNRYS; translated from the coding sequence ATGAGAAAACAGCTGTCAGATATGACATTAGAAGAGTTATGGAAGCTATTTCCTATATTTTTAACTAATCATAGGGAATGTTGGAAAGATTGGTTTAAAGAAGAAGAATCTAGACTAACTGAACTACTTCCTATGCAAAAAATTGTGAGAATAAGTCATATTGGAAGTACTGCTGTGAATACAATTTATGCAAAACCGATTGTTGATATACTGATGGAGATAAAGCCTGAGTGTAATATGCAAGAGATTAAAGAGATAATTGAGTCAGATGACTATATTTGCATGTCTGAAAGTGGTGATAGGATTTCATTTAATAAAGGATATACAGTAGATGGGTTTGCAGAACGAGTTTTTCATTTACATATAAGATATGCAGGAGACAATGATGAATTATTTTTTAGAGATTATTTGATTGATAATCCAAGCGTTGCGAAGGAATATGAGAATCTTAAGTTGAAATTATGGAAGGAATATGAGCATAATCGTGATGCTTATACAGATAATAAATCAGATTTTATTAAAAAGGTAACTGAAAAATCTAGGAAATTGTATTCTAATAGATACAGTTAG
- a CDS encoding HEAT repeat domain-containing protein — protein MKSTNEELIKRGFITEEYINKFQSYSDEELLELASSSKAVERSVYINLMSKRYGVENKEFVEFLLGKLCVEKSLYTKIELCNALENGNTYTAKQMIKYLGTIGNNQHKYLPDRVSKKKSYPLARDIIARSLARMNVEILPVLFDVLESDDRIKISEVIDAIGFMIFYNQGVASEYYFKKIVSVMEKYSEDDLIIWKCVMCLSSFKTQESIDILEQVLYSDKNDLIKNEAECSLSKIKKEIKL, from the coding sequence ATGAAAAGTACTAATGAAGAGTTGATAAAGCGAGGTTTTATTACAGAAGAATATATCAATAAATTTCAATCTTATTCAGATGAAGAGTTATTGGAACTAGCAAGTTCATCAAAAGCAGTTGAAAGGTCAGTTTATATAAATTTGATGTCAAAAAGATATGGAGTCGAAAATAAAGAATTTGTAGAGTTTTTGTTAGGAAAGCTTTGCGTTGAAAAATCTCTATATACGAAGATTGAGCTTTGTAATGCCCTTGAAAATGGGAATACTTATACTGCAAAACAGATGATTAAATATCTTGGAACAATAGGAAATAATCAACATAAATATTTGCCAGACAGGGTTTCTAAAAAGAAGAGTTATCCATTAGCAAGGGATATAATTGCAAGAAGTTTAGCAAGGATGAATGTAGAGATTTTACCTGTATTGTTTGACGTTTTAGAGAGTGATGATAGGATTAAGATTTCTGAGGTAATTGATGCTATAGGATTTATGATATTTTATAATCAAGGTGTAGCTAGTGAATATTACTTTAAAAAGATTGTAAGTGTAATGGAAAAGTATTCGGAAGATGATTTAATTATTTGGAAATGCGTAATGTGCCTTTCTTCTTTTAAGACTCAAGAAAGTATAGATATTCTTGAGCAAGTTTTATATAGTGATAAAAATGATTTAATAAAAAATGAAGCTGAGTGTTCTCTAAGTAAGATTAAAAAAGAGATAAAGTTGTAG
- a CDS encoding HAMP domain-containing histidine kinase translates to MKNRSLSAQFRRTLFLIIITSILASLITYAGVIMLFIRALNNNDIYGENYYEQQIPEIEKYIHKKNTTILSPSNAEDLNNMIHGDGLFYQVVDNDSNFLYGTYKKQIFETKEQLFNKLNTKIIDSGNFVKIVPVIDDSGKIKGAVLLAYQLKLTYANGNENELWRDDRVIILVLLSPFIYIIGFTILFSRILAKNINRPLKLLMDSSQKIKEKNLDFEIDYYADNELGNLCSAFSEMKEELKKSLSAQWKIEQERVEMVEALAHDLKSPLSIVKVYSEALIDDTEISEEQRQYLAVIEANVDKSVSLVQQMQYTSELEKSCIQLQLVPINLTEFLEQKVYYYELEARKKEISITLNIQSDIEESILIDIEKLERIFDNIVSNSLQYTPEGGKIKISAKAEKEYISYEVCDSGTGFSAKDMHKVFEKFYRGDEARQTKDGHSGLGLYIVKQLVEMLGGSIRIKNAECGGACVIFQHKIFNL, encoded by the coding sequence ATAAAGAATCGGTCACTTTCAGCACAGTTTCGCAGAACACTTTTTTTAATTATAATCACCAGCATATTGGCGTCACTGATTACTTATGCTGGAGTAATTATGTTGTTTATTCGAGCTTTAAATAATAATGACATATATGGCGAAAATTATTATGAACAGCAGATACCAGAAATAGAAAAATACATTCATAAAAAAAATACAACTATTCTATCTCCTTCAAATGCAGAAGATTTGAACAATATGATTCATGGTGACGGATTATTCTATCAGGTTGTAGATAATGACAGTAACTTTTTATATGGTACATATAAGAAACAAATTTTTGAAACAAAGGAACAATTATTTAATAAACTAAATACTAAAATTATAGATTCGGGAAATTTTGTAAAGATTGTTCCTGTTATTGATGATAGTGGAAAAATCAAAGGGGCTGTCCTTCTTGCTTATCAGTTGAAACTTACTTATGCAAATGGAAATGAAAATGAGCTGTGGAGAGACGATAGGGTTATTATTCTTGTTTTGTTATCTCCTTTTATATATATTATAGGATTTACAATACTATTTTCTCGAATTCTTGCTAAAAATATCAATCGACCACTAAAACTACTGATGGATAGTTCACAGAAGATTAAAGAAAAGAACCTTGATTTTGAAATAGATTATTACGCGGATAATGAACTAGGAAATCTATGTAGTGCTTTTTCAGAAATGAAAGAAGAATTAAAAAAATCCTTATCTGCACAGTGGAAAATAGAACAGGAACGAGTAGAAATGGTAGAGGCATTGGCACATGACCTGAAATCACCATTATCTATTGTAAAGGTATATTCAGAAGCTCTGATTGATGATACTGAGATTAGTGAAGAACAACGTCAATATCTTGCAGTTATAGAAGCAAATGTAGATAAAAGTGTCTCACTAGTTCAGCAAATGCAATATACTTCTGAACTTGAAAAATCTTGTATTCAGTTACAGTTAGTTCCTATAAATCTGACTGAGTTTTTGGAGCAAAAAGTATACTACTATGAATTAGAGGCTAGGAAAAAAGAAATATCTATCACTTTAAACATTCAAAGTGATATAGAAGAATCTATTTTGATTGATATAGAGAAATTGGAAAGAATCTTTGATAATATCGTATCCAATAGTCTTCAATATACTCCAGAAGGCGGAAAAATCAAAATATCAGCAAAGGCAGAAAAAGAATATATCTCATATGAGGTTTGTGATTCTGGTACTGGATTTAGTGCTAAAGATATGCATAAAGTTTTTGAAAAATTTTATAGAGGTGATGAGGCTAGACAAACTAAGGATGGGCATTCTGGTTTGGGGTTGTACATTGTCAAGCAATTAGTTGAGATGCTTGGTGGTTCAATCAGAATAAAAAATGCTGAATGTGGTGGTGCATGTGTTATATTTCAGCATAAAATATTTAATCTCTAA